cagctttgccagccaactcgatcacttcggcggccgaaactatataacgccgactaggtggactggagcactggtactaacgcgctcggcatagcgattttgcctttcccttcacttttcctcctttgtcatgtccagacatggctgcttgtgttggtttgttgatatgttgtgatgcgaaacgatgtggtgtatgatttggatgagaatgatcgttacggcagcggagcggggatttttaagctgactggctggctcgagaattacgcatgtatgagactgcgaccaatgtttcgttcatatttttttctttttcctttccaatcgggttcattgtatttcgctgctgctctggttgcccgttttggtcggtacgatatgaggagcacaaaatggaccaatcaaaaattatgtgcccatttttgattggtccattttgtgcttttggacaatgcttgatatttcacaattattcaattatttatctcaagaaaaatgaaatgttattcgttatgatagatgcgtagatatatttcctatcaattgatgcaaaaacctttgcgatctattgagaaatgcttgagttataagcgttccaaatcttgcatttttacctacttgttcagtgcctagattttcatttcaccccctatatcttccggttagacgtagtcctacgtcaaaacttattCTACCGTGCAATTATAAAACCTAAATATAGAACTAGTTATTAAACTAGCATTGTAGTCAGCGCAGTTAAAAGGGTAATTTAAGCCATACCACTTCCAGAAGTTTCTTACACCAAATTTCTTAAACCTCACATACTAAAAACGTGGTGCTCAATTAGAGTTGGTGACCCTAACCCAACATTTCTTTAAGAAATTTGTTCGGATATCGGAAGTATGGCAGATCAAAATTCCCCTCGGAACTGCCAATCCTGTGAACGAACGGATTCGGCAGAATGCGAAATGGTCCAGTGTGACTTCTGCAAGCTGTGGGAGCACTTTGGATGCGCCGGTGTGGACGAGCAAATCCGACAGCCAAGCGCTACATATGCGTGTAAGCAGTGCTCAAAACCTGGACAATCCAGCAAAGATCATCTGCAAATTCCAGGGATCGGAACACGTTCTACAAAAGGATCCAAGGCGGGTTCAAAGGTAGGCTCCAAGAAAGGAAAGAAGAACCCAGGCCCACCAGATAGCGTGATCTCCAGTGTAAGGGCTGTATTGTTGTCAAAGCAGCTTAAACTCATCGAAGAAGAGAAAACGATGAAGGAACAAGCCCTGTTGGAAGATCAGGGTTCAGGAAACGGTTATTAGAAGAGGAAGAGCATCAGCTGGAAGAAAAGAATCGCCTCCGTGGCCGTAAACTGCAAGAGGAGTTGGAGATGAAGCGTAAGCAGCAGCAGATAAAAAAAGAATCATTTGAGAAGCGGCAGAGTATCATTCGGCAGATGGCAGAAGCGAGCAGTAGGAGTGGATCGGTCGTAAATTCCGGCCAGAAGGTGAAAGACTGGCTAGACGGTCAAAACCCTGGAAGATCAGATGGAAATGTACAAGGGAATTCAAACATACCCCTTACAAACCCGAATCCTGAAGACCCAGAACATCCGCTAACGGTAGTTCCTCAGAATCCTATTCAACCAACGCTTCCGGACATGTCGTTACCACAGGTGCCACCCCCTTCACCTCCGGTCGTAGGTCCTCTACAGAGTCTTCTCGCTTCATTGCCCAACCCATCTGTTCCAATCGGAGTACCCTCTACTGCACCAGTTCAACTGAGTAACCCGGTTCCAATACCGCAACCGGCGTCGACAGTTCCTGTTACCTCGATTCGAACACTATCGCAAACTCAAATCGCTGCGAGACAGGTACTAGGAAAGGACCTGCCTGTTTTCTGCGGAAACCCAGAGGATTGgcccatttttattagtaacttCGAACAGTCAACAACCACCTGCGGTTACTCGGACGCAGAAAATCTCGTTCGACTTCAGCGGTGGGAACGCTTTCGAATCGGTGAAAAGCCGATTGCTCCTGCCAGCTAGTGTACCGCACGTCATTCAGACCCTGCGTACGCTCTTCGGGAGACCGGATCTTCTCATCAGATCgatgatgaataaaatccaACAAGTTCCGGCACCCACGATCGAGCAACACGATCGGTTGGAGACTGTTATGCATTTCGGCATAGCAGTGCAGAATTTGGTTGACCATCTCAAAGCAGCGCAGCAGTTTAATCATCTAACGAATCCGGTACTCCTTCAGGAGTTAGTGGAAAAACTGCCAGGCTCATTACGACTCGATTGGGCAGTCTACAAAACCCATCGTCAACCCGTAACACTCGACACCTTCGGGAAATTCATGTCGGGTTTGGTGACAGCAGCAAGCGAAGTTTCCTACACCGTGCCGGGATTCAGCGTTCAGAAACACACCACAAATTATGAAAGCAGAACCATCAAACCGAAGGGTGGAAATACTGGTATAATTCAAGCTCATCTTGCAGATAAAACTCCAGCGTCTACGTCCAGCAGCACTCCAGCTAGCACGAAACCCGGCAAGGTATGCCTCTCGTGCGGTCGTGCGGGCCATCGTGTGTCTGAGTGCCATCAGTTCAATGGTGCCAGTGTAGATGAACGCTGGAAGTTAGTTAAACAGAAGGCCCTCTGCAGAACATGCCTGAATAATCACGGCAAATGGCCTTGTCGTTCTTGGAAAGGTTGCGAGGTTGACGGATGCCGTCAGAAGCATCATACACTTTTACACTCGTCTTCTTCTTTCGAGCAAATAAACGTTTCATCCAGCCATGTTACTTCCGGTGAATCCCAGTAGCCACTCTTCCGCATTCTTCCTGTCATTTTATATGGCAACAATTCCTCGCAAATTATATTTGCCTTTATTGACGAGGGTTCGTCGTACACTCTACTGGACGAAACCGTTGCGAAAGAACTGGGTGTCAATGGGAAGACTTACTTACTTTGAAGTGGACGGGAAATGTTACACGAGTCGAGCCAAAATCACAATGCGTGCAGCTCGACATCTCCGGTAAAAAAATTAGCTCCCGATACACCCTTTCCAATGTTCGTACGGTGAGTCGTCTCGTGCTTCCTACGCAAAGTATAAAGTATCAGGACCTAGCAAATCGTTTTCCTCATTTGCGTGGGCTCCCGCTTAGTGACTATGAGTTGGTCGAGCCCAAATTATTGATTGGTCTAGATAACTTGAGGTTATGCGTGCCTCTGAAACTACGTAAGGAGGACCCTCCCATCCTATTGGAGCGAAATGTCGACTGGGGTGGAGCATTTATGGGTATGTTCCAAATCAAGCAACGAATTCGATGATTATCGGGTTCCACGTTGGAACAGTCTCGGATCGTGATCGTGAGTTGAATCAACAGCTTCGTGACTACTTCACACTGGAGGATGCTGGAGTTGCTGAGGCGCATCAAGTTCATGAGTCGAAGGACGAGCAACGTGCAATACAACTGCTACGAGAGACAACACGACGCACAGCAGATGGATCGAAATTCGAAACCGGTCTGCTATGGAGTACTGATGAACCAAACTTTCCAGACAGTTACCCCATGGCCGTCCGTCGTCTGGAGTCTCTAGAACGTCGTCTTCAACGAGATCCAGAACTGAAGGAGCGCGTACATGAACAGATCTCGGATTACGAAAGCAAAGGATATGCACATCGAGCGAGCTTGGCCGAATTGACTTCTGTTGAGGCTAACCGTGTGTGGTATCTTCCTCTAGGCGTCGTGACAAACCCTCGGAAGCCCGGTAAAGTACGCCTAATCTGGGATGCGGCAGCTAAAGTGGGTGGAGTCTCATTCAACTCCCGACTCCTGAAGGGACCTGACCTACTGGCGCCACTTGCAATGGTCTTATGTCAGTTCCGCCAATACCCTGTGGCTGTAAGTGGTGACGTCATGGAAATGTTCCACCAGATTAAAATTCATTCTCCTGATTGTCAATCACAACGCTTCATATTCCGAAATCGACCAGTAGATCAACCTCAAGTTTACGTCATGGACGTAGCCACATTTGGATCATCCTGCTCCCCGGCGTCAGCGCAGTACGTCAAAAATCTCAACGCAGATGAGTTCGCCAGTGAGTATCCGAGAGCCGCAGTAGCCATCAAGAACAAACATTATGTTGATGACTACTTGGACAGCTTCGAGACCACCGACGAAGCGATTGCGGTGGCGAATGAAGTGAAACTTGTACACTCCAGAGGAGGTTTCACTCTTCGCAGCTTCTTATCCAACGAACCTGAAGTTCTGCAAGGAGTAGGAGAAACAATTACGGAGAAAGAACCCAAAAACCTACATTTGGAACGTGATGGGAAATGCGAGTCGGTGCTAGGGATGAAGTGGATTCCGCATGATGACGTGTTCATCTACGCCTTCGGTACGCGAGAGGATCTACAGCACATTTTGGAAAATGGTCACATCCCAACTAAACGCGAGGTAGTCAGAGTGGTCATGAGCCTATTTGATCCGCTAGGTCTCATCGCTTTCCTACTCATTCACGGCAAAATATTTATCCAAGAATTATGGGCAGCAGGGATAGAGTGGTATCAAGAATTTCCACACGATCTCAACGAACGCTGGCGACAATGGGTGGCTTTACTCCAACAATTAGACTCACTCCGCATACCACGATGCTACTTCCGCTCAACGAAGGACTACTCTCATTTACAAATCCACCTATTCGTGGATGCAAGCGAATCCGCATATTCTTACGTGGTATACTTTCGCTTGGAAAACGACGACACAACACAGGTGAAACTCGTCGGTGCCAAAACAAAAGTAGCACCGCTGAAGACGCTCTCCATACCTCGACTCGAACTAAAGGCAGCAGTTTTGGGCGCTCGATTTATGGAAACTGTTCAAAAACAGCACACGTACACAGTAAGTCAACGGTTCTGCTGGAGTGATGCCAGTACCGTTCTAGCGTGGGTACGCTCCACCGATCATCGGCGCTACCACAAATTCGTAGCCGTTCGAATAGGAGAGATTCTTTCTTCTAC
The Toxorhynchites rutilus septentrionalis strain SRP chromosome 2, ASM2978413v1, whole genome shotgun sequence genome window above contains:
- the LOC129766402 gene encoding uncharacterized protein LOC129766402, whose protein sequence is MNKIQQVPAPTIEQHDRLETVMHFGIAVQNLVDHLKAAQQFNHLTNPVLLQELVEKLPGSLRLDWAVYKTHRQPVTLDTFGKFMSGLVTAASEVSYTVPGFSVQKHTTNYESRTIKPKGGNTGIIQAHLADKTPASTSSSTPASTKPGKVCLSCGRAGHRVSECHQFNGASVDERWKLVKQKALCRTCLNNHGKWPCRSWKGCEVDGCRQKHHTLLHSSSSFEQINVSSSHVTSGESQ
- the LOC129766403 gene encoding uncharacterized protein LOC129766403 — its product is MIIGFHVGTVSDRDRELNQQLRDYFTLEDAGVAEAHQVHESKDEQRAIQLLRETTRRTADGSKFETGLLWSTDEPNFPDSYPMAVRRLESLERRLQRDPELKERVHEQISDYESKGYAHRASLAELTSVEANRVWYLPLGVVTNPRKPGKVRLIWDAAAKVGGVSFNSRLLKGPDLLAPLAMVLCQFRQYPVAVSGDVMEMFHQIKIHSPDCQSQRFIFRNRPVDQPQVYVMDVATFGSSCSPASAQYVKNLNADEFASEYPRAAVAIKNKHYVDDYLDSFETTDEAIAVANEVKLVHSRGGFTLRSFLSNEPEVLQGVGETITEKEPKNLHLERDGKCESVLGMKWIPHDDVFIYAFGTREDLQHILENGHIPTKREVVRVVMSLFDPLGLIAFLLIHGKIFIQELWAAGIEWYQEFPHDLNERWRQWVALLQQLDSLRIPRCYFRSTKDYSHLQIHLFVDASESAYSYVVYFRLENDDTTQVKLVGAKTKVAPLKTLSIPRLELKAAVLGARFMETVQKQHTYTVSQRFCWSDASTVLAWVRSTDHRRYHKFVAVRIGEILSSTQQSEWRWVPSKQNIADFATKWRNGMPVTIDNPWFQRPAFLYEPEERWHKQRTIVPTEEELRPTRFHATHFAPNMVFERFNRWTKMHRVAAYVFRGIENFRRCRSKDKLELGNLTSEELRRAEEELLKTAQTVYYTDEINKLVKTQGSPENHHVTVDKSSPIYTKCPFLDENGVLRSRGRIGAAPYAPTEAKFPIILPNQHLITFLIVDWYHRRFRHANRETIFNQIRQRFEIPALRRLLDKVERSCTFCRVTKAMPRSSAMAPLPEMRLTAFTQPFTFTGLDYFGPMLVKVGTSNVKRWVALFTCLTIRAIHMEIVHSLSTESCIMAVQRFVARRGLPREFWTDNATCFQGTSNELKAHRVQVTKLYLRSSLQQAPPGSSSPKLLHTWVERGRDSFDR